In Leptospira saintgironsiae, the genomic window TGTAAGAGTTGTATTCAAATCTCCTAATATTAAAAAGTTAGGCCAGGCAGCTGAGATGGACCCGAAAACTTCTGCGCCGAGTAATACATTCCAATCTAAGAATGGAGCAGTGATCTTGGACATTGCCTTGAAAACCCAGCCCAATATGATGGAATTAAATAGAATACTTAAGAAGAATGCTTTGGAAGCTCTTAGGATCGCAGCACCTATTCCTGAGTATCTTAATTCTACAAATTCAACATCCGTAAGAACTTCTGCCTTTCTCCAAGAAGCTGCGAAGAAAACTGTAATGATCAAATAGCCAATCGCCCAACTCCACCAGAGCCAGTTCCCACCTACCCCATCCAAGGCAACCATTCCTGTAATAACCAAGGGAGTGTCGGCGGCAAATGTAGTAGCAACCATTGAAGTTCCGAGCCACCACCAAGGAAGTTTTCTGTCTGCGACGAAGTAGGAACTCAAACTTTCTCCGGCCTTAGAGGAAAGAAGAAGCCCAGCCGAAAAAGCGAAAATGATATAGGCTAAGATTAGATACCAATCGATAGGAGAAAAAATGGGGTCCCCCTTCTCCCAAAGAAGGGAGAACTCTCCATAAAGATCGGCCGACTTTCCTTGAAAACAAGGATTCTTTCCCGCCTTCCAGATTTGATTTATCTTGATCCCCTCTCCGAGCCCAAAAAGATGGTAGGCAGCGATGGCAAACATAATCGTCCAAAAGTACGGGGGAACATCTGTAGGATCTCCTGATCGCATCCGGAACGTAGCCGGAAGAATCAAACGTTATCATGAAGAAGGCAACCATGTTGTCGTAGTCGTTTCCGCAATGGGGCATACGACGGATGAACTAGTGGATCTGGCCGATAAGATCACCAAAAATCCTCCTAAGAGAGAGATGGACATGTTATTGTCCACGGGAGAGCAGGTTTCTATAGCTCTTCTTGCAATGGCTCTTTGGGAAGCAGGAGTTCCTGCAAAATCATTCACAGGTTCTCAGATCAAAATGATCACTGACGGGAACTTCTCCAATGCAAAGATCCAAGGAGTGGATCGTTCTAGAATTGATGCGGCGTTAAACGAAGGAAACGTTGTGATCGTTGCTGGTTTCCAAGGGATAGACCAGAACGAAAACATCACTACCTTGGGAAGAGGTGGTTCGGATACTTCTGCGGTAGCGTTAGCTGCTGTACTTGGCGCAAAAGAATGTGAAATTTATACTGATGTGGACGGAGTTTATACTGCGGACCCAAGAGTGGTTCCCCAAGCCACTAAACATTCTCAAATCACTTATGAGGAAATGTTGGAACTAGCAAGCCTTGGCGCTGGGGTTCTTCATTCCAGAAGTGTGGAATTGGGAATGAACTATGATGTGGTCATTCATGTACGTTCCAGCTTTAATAATAATCCGGGGACTTTGGTTGTAAACGAGGACAAAATTATGGAAAAATTGAAAGTAAGCGGAGTTACCGCAAAGAACGACCAAGCCAGAATTACAATCGCGGATGTTCCTGACAAACCAGGACTTGCTGCAGTTCTATTCGGAGACTTAAGCTCCAAAGATATTCTTGTAGATGTGATCGTTCAATCTTCTCCTTATAATGGAAGAAACACTATATCTTTCACTGTTCCTAAAAAAGACCTGGTTCAGGCTCTTCCTATTTTGGAATCCTTCTGTAATTCTCAGGGAGCTAAAAAGCCAGAGATCAATGAAGAGATTTCTATCGTTTCTGCAGTAGGGATCGGAATGAAATCCCATGTAGGAGTGGCTGCTCAAATGTTCAAAGCTTTGGCAGAAAAAGAGATCAATATTGAAATGATCTCCACTTCAGAGATCAAAATATCCTGCGTAATTCCAAGAATTCATGCAGAAACTGCTGTAAACAAGATCCACGAGACCTTCGGGCTTTCGAAAAACAGTTGAACAAGAGAGGATCGGGAACATCCTTTCCCTGTGTTAGGAATTTTTCCCGAATCCTCAGTTTCATTTTCGCGTAAACTTGCCTTATTCTCCGGTATAGTTTCTCTAAGTGTATTCACTTCTGAAATCCGGCCTGCTGAATCCCTAGATAGGATTATCGCTACTGTTGGAAACCAATCCATTAGTGATTTAGATTTCGACGATGCTCAGGAAAAATACCAAAAGTTAACCAAGTATCTTAAAAACGAGGACATGAGAA contains:
- a CDS encoding aspartate kinase, with protein sequence MANIIVQKYGGTSVGSPDRIRNVAGRIKRYHEEGNHVVVVVSAMGHTTDELVDLADKITKNPPKREMDMLLSTGEQVSIALLAMALWEAGVPAKSFTGSQIKMITDGNFSNAKIQGVDRSRIDAALNEGNVVIVAGFQGIDQNENITTLGRGGSDTSAVALAAVLGAKECEIYTDVDGVYTADPRVVPQATKHSQITYEEMLELASLGAGVLHSRSVELGMNYDVVIHVRSSFNNNPGTLVVNEDKIMEKLKVSGVTAKNDQARITIADVPDKPGLAAVLFGDLSSKDILVDVIVQSSPYNGRNTISFTVPKKDLVQALPILESFCNSQGAKKPEINEEISIVSAVGIGMKSHVGVAAQMFKALAEKEINIEMISTSEIKISCVIPRIHAETAVNKIHETFGLSKNS